In a genomic window of bacterium:
- a CDS encoding IPT/TIG domain-containing protein, whose translation MPPIRPSIRRRTGAFLLWALGSAVPALAGSSAIIGAYFGNQAVIDSTSGPVSLTTTQQTSFSFIAQTSMISRVWVHGFPVGTCPDYYAFIVDDDGGGLPNMGSVLGAQNATMVSGWTYFQFLSPASVTPGVSYHMVLTSQGGADNANFYVVDEYTLPEHQIIPYDQSLDPAFYTTFDNGGGFIETDHEPVGIVGDATNYGNPYVTTNNIPLAGVTAVGETLEGPVTNTWVLKMGAYVQRVSSPAGPLLCELDDLTAPQTWGPVTLATNATANTSFTWIDVAIPGAPIQLISSHQYQLWFSSPGSTAGAYYLVDNPTNPDPGSPYDDLTYDGTLSYAQMSGNGGVLWANQTSSDLAFRFLVGSAPTATPTATLSPTPTVTATPTATPFPPTLSGMLPGNGSTAGGYPVTLFGSNLTGPATVTFGGAAVTLTGQTASQIVVTAPAGAGTGIQVLATVNGQGSNPVSFSYDAPSITNVSPGSGLISGGYPVTITGTNFFSTATVTFGGNTASVVFANPTTLVVTAPAGSGTASVQVSVSGQAAGPSSFSYLVPTATATSTATSTATSTPTMTATSTPTDSPTPTPSPTATDTPTVTATQTPSATPTASWTPTFTPTGSVTPTPTPNAPLYLDENYFDPTKGPLGMDVRVDQAGTVKVLVYNIVGQEVAKIADQALAAGNYRFSWDGDNAQGSTVGNGVYFFVVVQPSGNTVKKVIVLK comes from the coding sequence GTGCCCCCGATCCGCCCCTCCATCCGACGACGAACCGGAGCCTTCCTCTTATGGGCCCTCGGTTCGGCCGTTCCCGCCCTGGCGGGGAGCAGCGCCATCATCGGGGCCTATTTCGGGAACCAGGCGGTCATCGACAGCACTAGCGGCCCGGTCTCCCTCACCACCACCCAACAGACCTCCTTCAGTTTCATCGCCCAAACCAGCATGATCTCCAGGGTTTGGGTCCATGGATTCCCGGTCGGGACCTGCCCGGATTATTACGCTTTCATCGTTGATGATGACGGCGGGGGGCTTCCGAACATGGGCAGTGTGCTAGGGGCCCAGAACGCGACCATGGTCTCGGGATGGACTTATTTTCAGTTCCTCAGTCCCGCTTCGGTCACTCCTGGCGTTTCCTACCATATGGTCTTGACCAGCCAAGGCGGGGCGGACAACGCCAATTTTTACGTGGTGGATGAATATACCCTTCCGGAACACCAGATCATCCCCTATGACCAATCCCTCGATCCGGCCTTCTATACGACCTTCGACAACGGAGGTGGTTTTATCGAGACCGATCACGAGCCGGTGGGCATCGTCGGGGATGCGACCAATTACGGGAACCCCTATGTCACCACGAACAACATCCCCCTGGCGGGCGTCACCGCCGTCGGTGAAACGCTGGAGGGGCCCGTCACCAACACCTGGGTCCTCAAGATGGGCGCCTATGTCCAGAGGGTCAGCAGTCCGGCGGGACCCCTCTTGTGCGAATTGGACGATCTGACCGCGCCCCAAACCTGGGGGCCCGTGACCCTGGCCACCAACGCCACGGCCAACACTTCCTTTACCTGGATCGATGTGGCGATCCCCGGGGCGCCCATCCAGCTGATCTCCAGCCACCAATACCAGCTTTGGTTCTCCTCGCCCGGGTCCACGGCGGGCGCTTATTACCTGGTGGACAACCCCACCAATCCCGACCCCGGAAGCCCCTATGACGACCTGACCTACGACGGGACCCTTTCCTACGCCCAGATGTCGGGTAACGGGGGCGTCCTTTGGGCCAACCAGACCTCGTCGGACCTGGCCTTCCGGTTCCTGGTGGGTTCGGCGCCCACGGCCACGCCCACGGCGACCTTGAGCCCCACCCCGACGGTCACCGCGACACCGACCGCCACTCCCTTTCCCCCGACCTTGAGCGGGATGCTCCCCGGCAACGGTTCCACGGCGGGGGGGTATCCGGTCACCCTTTTCGGGTCCAACCTGACCGGGCCCGCGACGGTCACCTTCGGCGGGGCCGCGGTCACCCTCACCGGCCAGACCGCTTCCCAGATCGTGGTGACGGCCCCCGCAGGCGCGGGGACGGGGATCCAGGTCCTGGCCACGGTGAACGGACAGGGAAGCAATCCGGTCAGCTTCAGCTATGACGCACCTTCGATCACCAACGTGAGCCCGGGTTCGGGGCTCATCAGCGGGGGTTATCCGGTCACGATCACGGGCACGAACTTCTTCTCCACCGCCACCGTCACCTTCGGGGGGAACACCGCCTCGGTGGTCTTCGCCAACCCCACCACCCTGGTGGTCACCGCCCCGGCGGGGAGCGGGACCGCGTCGGTGCAGGTGTCCGTGTCGGGACAGGCCGCCGGGCCTTCTTCCTTCTCTTACCTGGTGCCGACCGCCACCGCGACCTCGACCGCCACTTCCACCGCCACCTCCACGCCTACGATGACCGCCACCTCCACCCCGACCGACAGTCCCACCCCAACGCCTTCCCCCACTGCGACCGATACGCCCACTGTGACGGCCACCCAGACCCCTTCGGCGACCCCGACCGCGTCCTGGACGCCCACCTTCACCCCGACCGGGTCGGTGACCCCGACGCCGACCCCGAACGCGCCCCTTTACCTGGACGAGAACTATTTCGACCCGACGAAGGGTCCCCTGGGGATGGACGTGCGGGTGGACCAGGCCGGGACCGTGAAGGTGCTGGTCTATAACATCGTCGGGCAGGAAGTGGCCAAGATCGCGGACCAGGCCCTGGCGGCGGGAAATTACCGGTTCAGTTGGGACGGGGACAACGCCCAGGGATCCACGGTGGGCAATGGGGTCTATTTCTTCGTGGTGGTCCAGCCCTCGGGGAATACGGTCAAGAAGGTCATCGTCCTCAAGTAA
- a CDS encoding Gfo/Idh/MocA family oxidoreductase, with product MSAPLRWGILSTGRIAGIFAHAVRRSRTGRLAAVGSRDVRSARVFAKEHRVPRAYGDYPSLLKDPQVEAVYIAPPHPFHLRWTLEALRAGKHVLCEKPLAMGAADARRMVQAARKNRRFLMEAFMYRCHPQTRELVRLVRDGAIGKVRFIQASFCFDAPLDLKNRLFNKKLGGGGILDVGCYPVSMARLLAGAAQGKAFAEPVELKGTGILGEKSGVDEMASAILRFPGDILAELSCAIRADRGESMVRVDGTKGSLTVPSPWFAKWEGGTSYLLHQPQGAQKPRRIPVRCQKGLYTVEADEVARSIRQGLFQSPAMSWEDSLGNARVLDAWRRSVGLP from the coding sequence ATGAGCGCGCCGCTCCGCTGGGGCATCCTCTCGACCGGCCGCATCGCGGGCATTTTCGCCCATGCGGTGCGGCGTTCCCGCACGGGCCGCCTGGCGGCGGTGGGAAGCCGGGACGTTCGGTCCGCCCGGGTCTTCGCCAAGGAACACCGTGTCCCCCGGGCCTATGGGGACTACCCTTCGCTCCTGAAGGACCCGCAGGTGGAGGCCGTCTATATCGCCCCGCCCCATCCCTTCCATCTCCGCTGGACCTTGGAGGCCCTTCGGGCGGGCAAGCACGTGCTCTGCGAGAAGCCGCTGGCCATGGGCGCCGCGGACGCCCGGCGCATGGTCCAGGCGGCCCGGAAAAACCGCCGCTTCCTGATGGAAGCCTTCATGTACCGATGCCATCCCCAGACCCGGGAATTGGTGCGCCTCGTCCGGGACGGGGCCATCGGGAAGGTCCGCTTCATCCAGGCCTCCTTCTGCTTCGATGCGCCGCTGGACCTGAAGAACCGGTTGTTCAATAAAAAATTGGGAGGAGGCGGCATCCTGGACGTGGGCTGTTATCCGGTCTCCATGGCGCGTCTGCTGGCCGGGGCGGCCCAAGGCAAGGCCTTCGCCGAACCGGTGGAATTGAAGGGGACCGGGATCCTGGGGGAAAAGAGCGGGGTGGACGAGATGGCTTCGGCCATCCTCCGATTCCCCGGGGACATCCTCGCCGAATTGTCCTGCGCCATCCGCGCCGACCGGGGGGAGTCCATGGTCCGGGTGGATGGGACCAAGGGGAGCCTGACGGTGCCTTCCCCTTGGTTCGCGAAATGGGAGGGCGGGACTTCCTACCTCCTCCACCAGCCCCAAGGGGCCCAAAAGCCGCGCCGGATCCCGGTGCGATGCCAAAAGGGCCTTTACACGGTGGAAGCCGATGAGGTGGCCCGCTCGATCCGCCAAGGCCTGTTCCAGTCCCCCGCCATGTCCTGGGAGGACAGCCTGGGCAATGCGCGGGTCTTGGATGCCTGGCGCCGTTCCGTCGGACTCCCCTGA
- a CDS encoding fatty acid desaturase — protein sequence MTPSFWRYSSIGLFMAFLDRVLDPPSYGYTRDQKLYKPTQKEIFAEFFHRLNIFNSRKSWLPFFSWFLILLFAPFFFLFLFKYFTWKLLLIGFIYSMVVLGTHGTIYLHRYGSHNAYTFSHKFWLYFTRSLVVKTIPEEAYVISHHVHHFRSEKPGDPYNVHGGWLYCFLADVNHQAIARDLSPEDYAKTANMIAHMGVRVNSYAQYQKWGSVTHPFWTVLDFASNWAFWFTVFYLLGGMPLLATLIGWTAFWAVGVRTFNYDGHGGGKDKRKEGDDFNRTDLSINQKWPGLVTGEWHNNHHLYPNGARAGFLPSQWDYAWLYIKGLHLIGAVDQYRDFKEQFMEKHYRPWLAQRSASLSTARVP from the coding sequence GTGACCCCTTCCTTCTGGCGTTATTCGTCGATCGGACTTTTCATGGCATTCCTGGACCGGGTCCTAGACCCGCCCTCTTACGGTTACACCCGCGATCAGAAGCTCTATAAACCTACCCAAAAAGAGATCTTCGCCGAATTCTTCCATCGGCTGAACATCTTCAACTCCCGCAAGTCCTGGCTCCCCTTTTTCAGCTGGTTTCTCATCCTCCTCTTCGCGCCCTTCTTTTTCCTTTTCCTGTTCAAGTACTTCACCTGGAAGCTCCTGCTGATCGGCTTCATCTACAGCATGGTGGTGCTGGGGACCCATGGGACCATCTACCTCCACCGCTACGGCTCCCACAACGCCTACACCTTCAGCCACAAGTTCTGGCTTTATTTCACCCGGAGCCTGGTGGTCAAGACCATCCCCGAGGAAGCCTATGTGATCTCCCATCACGTGCATCATTTCCGGTCGGAAAAACCGGGCGACCCTTACAACGTCCACGGGGGCTGGCTTTACTGCTTCCTGGCCGACGTGAACCACCAGGCCATCGCCCGGGACCTTTCCCCCGAGGATTACGCCAAGACCGCCAACATGATCGCCCACATGGGGGTCCGCGTGAACAGCTACGCCCAATACCAAAAATGGGGTTCGGTGACCCACCCCTTCTGGACCGTCCTGGATTTCGCCTCCAACTGGGCCTTCTGGTTCACGGTCTTTTACCTCCTGGGCGGCATGCCCTTGCTCGCGACCCTGATCGGCTGGACCGCTTTTTGGGCGGTGGGGGTGCGCACCTTCAACTATGACGGGCACGGCGGCGGCAAGGACAAACGCAAGGAAGGGGATGATTTCAACCGGACCGACCTTTCCATCAACCAAAAATGGCCAGGTCTGGTGACCGGCGAATGGCACAACAACCATCACCTTTATCCCAACGGGGCCCGCGCGGGCTTCCTGCCCAGCCAATGGGATTACGCGTGGCTTTACATCAAGGGCCTGCACCTGATCGGGGCCGTCGACCAATACCGCGATTTCAAGGAGCAGTTCATGGAGAAGCACTACCGTCCCTGGCTCGCCCAGCGGTCCGCTTCTCTTTCCACCGCGCGGGTGCCGTAA
- a CDS encoding ATP-binding protein — MNANTLTLGSSAPAAPAREKRDSFWKFHRNLGKREALAAFRFLVYMTSVILLYSNWKGDTGFPPARLAWLLSFYLVSVVSTFFVRANRFENQVFLSLIFVSDTLFVTGSIALGGLQDVDLFVIFFITIFISALSQNVQSVFTISGIACVLYGFLQVRSGHDLSLGDTQTLMRFPFLFVAAALSGYLAMESKKNQEEKLHLTEMNRFLADQADASTLKLTEMNRNLKGLLEYHHCVLASLPLGIIVVRKDGTLRTFNGGARQITGFVEAEMAGRSIEDLPANLAPIAEGLRRTLETGKALVQDHLEILSARREGIPVTLETSLLKAGNGEVLGAIAVVRDMTLLRQMETQLLRAERFSALGEMAAGVAHEIKNPLNAILGFSKRLGAKLEDPSLRKYADIIGTEVVRMDGIVNDVLEYSRPDKCHKEPADLNKLMEETAAFLSEKADAGGVRVEKHLAPALPLVPTDIPKVRQVVLNLMINGLQAMAGRTGGVLSIETRLLEGLAPQAGASQGDIFQRLFLKQKMVAVSVTDNGCGIPKENLSKLFHPFFTTKTTGTGLGLSICQKIIASHGGTLEVDSVPGHGSVFTFYLPVEE, encoded by the coding sequence ATGAACGCGAACACCCTCACCCTCGGATCCAGCGCTCCGGCCGCCCCGGCCCGGGAGAAGCGCGACAGTTTCTGGAAGTTCCACCGCAACCTGGGCAAACGGGAGGCGCTGGCCGCCTTCCGTTTTCTGGTCTACATGACCTCCGTGATCCTTCTTTATTCCAATTGGAAGGGCGACACCGGGTTCCCCCCGGCCCGCCTGGCCTGGCTCCTTTCCTTTTACCTGGTCTCGGTGGTCTCCACCTTCTTCGTGCGGGCGAACCGCTTCGAGAACCAGGTCTTCCTTTCCCTCATCTTCGTGTCCGACACCCTCTTCGTGACGGGCAGCATCGCCCTGGGCGGCCTTCAGGACGTCGACCTTTTCGTCATCTTCTTCATCACCATCTTCATCTCGGCCCTCTCCCAGAACGTCCAAAGCGTCTTCACCATCTCGGGGATCGCCTGCGTCCTTTACGGTTTCCTCCAGGTCCGCTCCGGCCACGACCTGTCCCTGGGCGACACCCAGACCCTGATGCGCTTCCCCTTCCTTTTCGTGGCGGCGGCCCTGAGCGGCTACCTGGCCATGGAGTCCAAGAAGAACCAGGAGGAGAAGTTGCACTTGACCGAGATGAACCGCTTCCTGGCCGACCAGGCCGACGCCTCCACCCTCAAGCTCACCGAGATGAACCGGAACCTGAAGGGCCTGCTGGAGTACCACCATTGCGTCCTGGCTTCCCTGCCCCTGGGGATCATCGTGGTGCGCAAGGACGGAACGCTCCGGACCTTCAACGGCGGGGCCCGCCAGATCACCGGCTTCGTGGAGGCCGAGATGGCCGGACGGTCGATCGAGGACCTTCCCGCCAACCTCGCCCCCATCGCCGAGGGCCTGCGCCGCACCCTGGAGACCGGCAAGGCCCTGGTCCAGGACCATCTGGAGATCCTCTCCGCCCGCCGGGAGGGGATCCCGGTGACCCTGGAGACCTCGCTCCTCAAGGCCGGCAACGGGGAGGTCCTGGGCGCCATCGCGGTGGTGCGGGACATGACCCTGCTGCGCCAGATGGAGACCCAATTGCTCCGCGCCGAACGTTTCTCGGCCCTGGGCGAGATGGCCGCGGGCGTGGCCCACGAGATCAAGAACCCCCTCAACGCTATCCTGGGCTTCTCCAAACGTCTGGGCGCCAAGCTGGAGGACCCTTCCCTTAGGAAGTACGCCGACATCATCGGCACCGAGGTGGTGCGCATGGACGGCATCGTTAACGACGTGCTGGAATACAGCCGCCCCGACAAGTGCCACAAGGAGCCCGCCGACCTGAACAAGCTGATGGAAGAGACCGCCGCCTTCCTTTCGGAAAAGGCCGACGCCGGGGGGGTCCGGGTGGAAAAGCACCTGGCCCCGGCCCTGCCGTTGGTCCCCACCGACATCCCCAAGGTCCGCCAGGTGGTCCTGAACCTCATGATCAACGGCTTGCAGGCGATGGCGGGCCGCACCGGCGGGGTCCTGTCGATCGAGACCCGCCTTTTGGAGGGCCTGGCCCCCCAGGCTGGCGCCTCCCAAGGGGACATCTTCCAAAGGCTCTTCCTGAAACAAAAGATGGTGGCGGTCTCCGTCACCGACAACGGTTGCGGCATCCCCAAAGAGAACCTCTCCAAGCTTTTCCACCCCTTCTTCACCACCAAGACGACGGGGACGGGGCTGGGCCTGAGCATCTGCCAGAAGATCATCGCCTCGCACGGCGGGACCTTGGAAGTGGACAGCGTGCCGGGGCATGGGAGCGTCTTCACCTTCTACCTGCCGGTGGAAGAATAA
- a CDS encoding T9SS type A sorting domain-containing protein gives ATPSFTASASPTPTATSTATNTATNTATRTATRTATNTATDSMTATPSLTATASPTPTATRTPTSTSTATNTATDTATRTATSTATVTLTYTATNSPTDSMTATPSLTASASPTPTATRTPTLTPTITNTPTITPTFTPTGSVTSTPTPDAALYLDANFFDPTKGPLGMDVRVDQAGNCKVMVFNIAGQQVLKLMDQDLAPGNYRVYWDGRNHQSALTGNGVYFVLVRQASGNTVKKVIVLK, from the coding sequence GGCTACGCCGTCCTTCACCGCTTCGGCTTCGCCTACGCCGACGGCCACTTCGACCGCGACGAACACGGCCACGAATACCGCCACCCGGACGGCGACCCGAACGGCCACGAACACGGCGACGGATTCGATGACGGCCACGCCGTCCCTCACCGCTACGGCTTCGCCTACGCCGACAGCTACCCGGACGCCCACTTCCACGTCGACGGCGACGAACACCGCGACGGACACCGCCACTAGGACCGCCACCTCGACGGCCACGGTCACCTTGACCTACACCGCCACGAACAGCCCGACGGATTCGATGACGGCTACGCCGTCCCTCACCGCTTCGGCTTCACCTACGCCGACAGCTACCCGCACCCCCACCCTGACACCCACCATTACCAACACGCCGACCATCACCCCCACCTTCACGCCGACCGGGTCGGTCACCTCGACCCCGACGCCGGATGCGGCGCTCTACCTGGACGCCAACTTCTTCGATCCCACGAAGGGGCCCCTGGGGATGGACGTGCGGGTGGACCAGGCGGGGAACTGCAAGGTGATGGTCTTCAACATCGCCGGCCAGCAGGTCCTCAAGCTCATGGACCAGGACCTGGCTCCCGGTAACTACCGCGTTTATTGGGACGGCCGCAACCACCAGAGCGCCCTGACCGGCAACGGGGTCTATTTCGTCCTGGTCCGACAGGCCTCGGGCAACACGGTGAAGAAGGTGATCGTCCTCAAGTGA
- a CDS encoding NHL repeat-containing protein — protein sequence MKRILFPLSLLLAGPLWGQATDTPTPGPCCVAVTQLTGFLAPAGLAVDPAAQRLYVADFNNHQVQVFDSNTQAALTILTTANSGTTFLGPIDVALDGAGDLYVADIGSSPPIKKFNSAFTYLGSLGPAGVTAQGVWADVSSVFFSTSDGRVLQYDGATTVYSAAATYGGQLHSPNELQKIGNWLYVTDTLNGQLVKFGLSPPDPSPVTVLTGLLDPSAFRSDPAGNLYIVEGNNGSAPEYLDEFSSDFSVKVQCPFPAVGIWGAAVNGLGQVYVSLINGGSVSLMAGCGLSALPTATPTPGGPAPTPTPTPPDAGCDGSYAYPNPANGGSLKVHLQLCQPATRWKVFVMNTAGAQIGEASAAGATGGNDLSLSIGGWAYGVYYYLVEIDDASGPRRLKPVKFAVVR from the coding sequence ATGAAACGGATCCTATTCCCGCTCAGCCTCCTCCTGGCCGGCCCTCTTTGGGGCCAGGCCACCGACACCCCGACACCCGGCCCCTGTTGCGTGGCCGTCACCCAATTGACCGGCTTCCTGGCGCCCGCCGGCCTGGCGGTGGACCCGGCCGCCCAAAGGCTCTACGTGGCTGATTTCAACAACCACCAGGTCCAGGTCTTCGACAGCAACACCCAGGCCGCCCTGACCATCCTCACCACCGCCAATTCCGGGACGACCTTCCTGGGGCCCATCGACGTGGCCTTGGACGGCGCCGGGGACCTTTACGTGGCGGACATCGGCTCTTCCCCGCCCATCAAGAAATTCAACAGCGCCTTCACTTACCTGGGTTCCCTGGGGCCCGCCGGGGTCACGGCCCAGGGCGTCTGGGCCGATGTTTCCTCGGTCTTTTTCTCCACCTCCGATGGGCGGGTCCTCCAATACGACGGAGCCACCACCGTCTACTCCGCCGCGGCCACTTACGGGGGACAGCTCCACAGCCCCAATGAACTGCAAAAGATCGGCAACTGGCTCTACGTGACCGATACCTTGAACGGCCAGTTGGTGAAGTTCGGCCTTTCCCCGCCCGACCCTTCCCCCGTCACGGTCCTCACCGGCCTGCTCGACCCCTCCGCCTTCCGGTCCGATCCGGCGGGCAATCTCTACATCGTCGAGGGGAACAACGGCAGCGCTCCCGAGTACCTGGACGAATTCAGTTCCGACTTCAGCGTCAAGGTCCAATGCCCCTTCCCGGCCGTGGGCATCTGGGGGGCGGCGGTGAACGGCCTGGGACAGGTCTATGTGAGCCTGATCAACGGGGGTTCGGTGAGCCTGATGGCGGGCTGCGGCCTTTCCGCCCTGCCCACCGCCACCCCGACCCCCGGCGGACCGGCCCCCACGCCCACCCCGACGCCGCCCGACGCGGGTTGCGACGGGAGCTACGCCTACCCGAACCCGGCCAACGGCGGCTCCTTGAAGGTCCATCTCCAGCTTTGCCAGCCCGCGACGCGCTGGAAGGTCTTCGTGATGAATACGGCGGGGGCCCAGATCGGGGAGGCTTCCGCGGCGGGGGCCACCGGCGGGAACGACCTTTCCCTCTCCATCGGGGGATGGGCCTACGGGGTCTATTACTACCTGGTGGAGATCGACGACGCGTCGGGCCCCCGGCGCCTGAAGCCCGTCAAGTTCGCGGTGGTCCGATGA
- a CDS encoding response regulator, whose product MVSLTKMITRSIRVLLVEDNLGDVTLMMEAFKGCKTPVQVFRVKDGEEAIQYLKRRGVHGDAHKPDLVLLDLNMPKKSGFEVLEEIKDDPALKEIPVVILTNSKLDSDIQRAYESRANFFMVKPSDLDGLFAATRYIEDIWLRSLTALRD is encoded by the coding sequence ATGGTTTCTTTGACGAAAATGATCACGCGATCGATCAGGGTCCTCCTGGTCGAGGACAACCTGGGGGACGTGACCCTCATGATGGAGGCCTTCAAGGGCTGCAAGACCCCGGTCCAGGTCTTCCGGGTGAAGGATGGCGAGGAAGCCATCCAATACCTCAAGCGCCGGGGCGTCCACGGCGACGCCCACAAACCCGACCTGGTCCTTTTGGACTTGAACATGCCGAAAAAATCGGGTTTCGAGGTGTTGGAGGAGATCAAGGACGATCCCGCATTGAAGGAGATCCCGGTGGTGATCCTGACCAATTCCAAGCTGGATTCGGACATCCAACGGGCCTACGAGTCCCGGGCGAATTTCTTCATGGTGAAACCCTCGGACCTGGACGGGTTGTTCGCCGCGACCCGTTACATCGAGGACATTTGGTTGCGGAGCTTGACCGCATTGAGGGACTGA
- a CDS encoding GNAT family N-acetyltransferase, translating to MTPLRFLPVMDPSGAAEVEALARTIWPEHYIPLIGETQVDYMLDRLQGAAAILDQVQHGTAYYLLQDPQGDSLGYLALQALEGSLYLSKLYIRKEDRGKGYASQALGFLKARAREKGITRIFLRVHKRNPSVAIYQKMGFRITGPLVTEIGDGFVMDDHRMELDLR from the coding sequence ATGACGCCCCTCCGCTTCCTTCCCGTGATGGACCCCTCCGGAGCGGCGGAAGTGGAGGCCCTGGCCCGGACCATCTGGCCCGAACACTACATCCCCCTGATCGGCGAGACCCAGGTCGACTACATGTTGGACCGCCTCCAAGGGGCAGCCGCCATCCTGGACCAGGTCCAACACGGCACCGCCTACTACCTTCTCCAGGACCCCCAAGGGGATTCCCTCGGTTACCTGGCCCTCCAGGCCCTGGAAGGGTCCCTTTACCTCAGCAAGCTTTACATCCGCAAGGAGGACCGGGGGAAGGGCTACGCCTCCCAGGCCCTTGGGTTCCTCAAAGCCCGCGCCCGGGAAAAGGGTATCACCCGCATTTTCTTGCGGGTCCACAAACGGAACCCCTCGGTGGCCATTTACCAAAAAATGGGCTTCCGCATCACCGGCCCCCTCGTGACCGAGATCGGGGATGGGTTCGTCATGGATGACCACCGGATGGAGCTGGACCTTCGCTGA
- a CDS encoding response regulator has translation MENKKYTILIAEDEPSARFLYEEELRDEGYEVLTAENGLQALGILEDHPVDLLMTDIKMPDMHAMEMIPQVRTDHPDLPIIVASAFKGMENDFALQGFHISGFFSKPVPMAALKMMIQEILRAKGAIAGAA, from the coding sequence ATGGAGAACAAAAAATACACGATCTTGATCGCCGAGGATGAGCCGAGCGCCCGGTTCTTATATGAGGAGGAACTTCGGGACGAGGGTTACGAGGTCCTCACCGCCGAGAACGGCCTTCAGGCCTTGGGGATCCTGGAGGACCATCCGGTGGACCTGCTGATGACCGACATCAAGATGCCCGACATGCACGCCATGGAGATGATCCCCCAGGTCCGGACGGACCATCCCGACCTTCCCATCATCGTGGCCTCGGCCTTCAAGGGCATGGAGAACGATTTCGCGCTCCAAGGCTTCCACATCAGCGGCTTCTTCTCCAAGCCGGTGCCCATGGCCGCGCTGAAAATGATGATCCAGGAGATCCTTCGCGCGAAAGGCGCGATCGCCGGCGCGGCCTGA
- a CDS encoding sigma-54 dependent transcriptional regulator — MRILVIDDEESLVKILSKFLQQAGHEVFSAPNGTEGLDRSSQLKPDLVLLDLNLPDMKGTDVLSQMNARTDPASVVVITGEGTVDAAVAAMKMGAEDFLEKPIDMERMKVVVGKIADKRGLKKEVEVLKKRQREMYRRDYLFLNDPEMQKLYTEIEQIAGQDKVTVIIFGETGTGKEHVARLIHTLSPRSARPFVELHCGSLPESILESELFGYEPGAFTDAKRQKPGLFEEGQFGTVFLDEIGELTPSVQMKLLKVLEQKTLRRLGGTREIPLDVRIVAATHRDLEKEVKEGRFRADLFYRLNVIPLTIPALRDRPGDVVQLANFFLQESCRAFNKKLNLLSDDVLEALKTYPWPGNVRELKHVIERMVVTAKGTALTPKDLPKEIQENRAPKPAAKGVMSKDDAEKENIQRALLETQGNRSRAAEILGITRKTLFNKMKKYELGE, encoded by the coding sequence ATGCGAATCCTGGTCATCGACGACGAGGAATCCCTCGTCAAGATCCTCTCCAAATTCCTCCAACAGGCCGGGCACGAGGTCTTTTCCGCGCCCAACGGCACCGAAGGCCTGGACCGTTCCTCCCAATTGAAGCCCGACCTGGTCCTTTTGGACCTGAACCTGCCCGACATGAAGGGCACCGACGTGCTTTCCCAGATGAACGCCCGGACCGACCCGGCCTCGGTGGTCGTCATCACCGGCGAGGGCACGGTGGACGCCGCGGTGGCCGCCATGAAGATGGGCGCCGAGGACTTCCTGGAGAAGCCCATCGACATGGAGCGCATGAAAGTGGTGGTGGGCAAGATCGCCGACAAGCGGGGCCTCAAGAAGGAGGTGGAGGTCCTCAAGAAGCGCCAGCGGGAGATGTACCGCCGGGACTACCTCTTCCTCAACGACCCCGAGATGCAGAAGCTCTACACCGAGATCGAGCAGATCGCCGGCCAGGACAAGGTCACCGTCATCATCTTCGGCGAGACCGGCACCGGCAAGGAGCACGTCGCCCGCCTCATCCACACCCTCTCGCCCCGTTCGGCCCGCCCCTTCGTGGAGCTCCATTGCGGGTCCCTGCCCGAGAGCATCCTCGAATCCGAGCTCTTCGGTTACGAACCCGGGGCCTTCACCGACGCCAAGCGCCAGAAGCCCGGCCTCTTCGAGGAAGGCCAGTTCGGCACCGTCTTTTTGGATGAGATCGGGGAGCTGACCCCCTCGGTCCAGATGAAGCTCCTGAAGGTGCTCGAGCAGAAGACCCTCCGCCGCCTGGGGGGCACCCGGGAGATCCCGCTGGACGTGCGCATCGTGGCCGCCACCCACCGGGACCTGGAGAAGGAAGTGAAGGAAGGGCGTTTCCGGGCCGACCTCTTCTACCGCCTGAACGTCATCCCTCTCACCATCCCGGCGCTCCGGGACCGCCCCGGCGACGTGGTGCAGTTGGCCAACTTCTTCCTGCAGGAGTCCTGCCGGGCCTTCAACAAGAAGCTGAACCTGCTTTCCGACGACGTCCTGGAGGCCCTGAAGACCTATCCCTGGCCGGGGAACGTGCGGGAGCTCAAGCACGTCATCGAACGCATGGTGGTCACCGCCAAGGGCACCGCCTTGACCCCGAAGGACCTTCCCAAGGAGATCCAGGAGAACCGGGCGCCCAAACCCGCCGCCAAGGGCGTGATGAGCAAGGACGACGCGGAGAAGGAGAACATCCAACGGGCCCTCCTCGAGACCCAGGGCAACCGCTCCCGGGCCGCCGAGATCCTGGGCATCACCCGCAAGACGCTCTTCAATAAAATGAAGAAGTACGAACTCGGGGAATAG